The sequence GTCGATACTGTCTGATCCTTCGTTGCGGAACGGACGTTTGTCGCGTGCTTCACACGTGTCAGGTTGATGGTGATATCATTTTCGCGCGTGTTTTCGCCAACGACCATGCCGGCATAAATATCAGTTCCCGCTTCGACGAACATCGTGCCGCGGTCTTCGAGCTGCATGATACTGTACGCAGTCACTTTTCCGTTTTCCATGGAGACGAGCACTCCGTTGCGGCGTCCGCCGACTTTCTCTGCAGACATCGGCTTGTATTCTGCGAATGAATGGTTCAGGATACCGTAGCCGCGGGTCAGCGTCAGGAAGTCGGTCGAATACCCGATCAGGCCGCGTGCCGGTACAAGGAATGTCAGACGGACTTGTCCGTTTCCGTTGTTCACCATGTCCAGCATTTCGCCTTTCCGCTCACCCATCGACTCGATGACAGCGCCGGTATACTCTTCAGGCACGTCGATCTGGACATTCTCCACAGGCTCACAGCGCTGGCCGTCAATCGTTTTCACGATGACCTCCGGCTTCGATACTTGCAGCTCGAACCCTTCACGCCGCATATTCTCGATGAGGATGGACAAATGCAGTTCACCGCGGCCTGATACGATCCAGGCATCCGGGGAATCTGTAGGATCCACTCGGAGCGATACGTCTGTTTCCAGCTGCTGCTCCAGGCGTTCTTCAATCTTCCGGGATGTGACCCACTTGCCTTCCCTGCCTGCAAACGGACTGTTATTCACGAGGAATTTCATCTGCAGTGTCGGTTCGTCAACATGCAGGAGCGGCAGTGCTTCCTGATGATCGGTTGGGCAGACTGTCTCGCCGACATCCAGATCATCCATTCCTGAAATGGCGATCAGGTCGCCCGCATACGCTTCCTGGATCTCGATCCGTTTCAGACCGAGGAATCCGAACATTTTCGTGACACGGAAGTTCTTGACCGAACCGTCCCGTTTCATGACACTTACCTGCTGACCGACTTTCATTGTTCCGCGGAAGACGCGGCCGATACCGATACGGCCCATGTAGTCGCTGTAATCGAGAAGCGATACTTGGAACTGGAGCGGCTCGTCACGGTTGTCGACCGGCGCAGGAATTTTGTTGAGGATTGCATCATAGAGCACTTTCAAAGTATCTTCCTGATCAGCAGGATCCGGTGACAGGCTCGCTGTTCCGTTGAACCCTGAGGCGAAGACGACAGGGAATTCAAGCTGGTCATCATTGGCATCGAGTTCGATGAACAGTTCCAGCACTTCATCGACCACTTCTTCCGGACGGGCGAATTCGCGGTCGATCTTATTGACGACGACAATCGGCTTCAAATCGATTTCCAGGGCTTTCTTCAAGACGAAACGGGTTTGCGGCATGCAGCCTTCGAATGCATCGACGACGAGCACGACACCGTCGACCATCTTGAGGATCCGTTCCACTTCCCCGCCGAAGTCGGCGTGTCCCGGTGTGTCCAGAATGTTGATTTTTGTGCCTTCGTATTCGATTGCTGTATTCTTTGCAAGAATCGTGATTCCGCGTTCGCGTTCCAGTTCGTTCGAGTCCATCGCCCGCTCATCGACATGCTCGTTCGAGCGGAAGATCCCCGACTGTTTGAGCAGCTGGTCGACCAGTGTCGTTTTTCCGTGGTCAACGTGGGCGATAATGGCTATATTTCTAATATCATTGCGTAAAGTTGTCATTGTTTCACTCCATCTGTCTTTATTCAGTTGATTAACTGTGTTATTATAGCACAAGAACCATCGAGAAAAAACGATTTACTTTTATCGGGAGGCGTATTTTTTTGAAAAATGTCAAATGGGTGTTCGTCGTCTACTCCCTGGGTGCGATTCTTTCGATGTTCATGATCGGGATTGCGGTCGGCGTGAAAAGCTATCTGCTCGCTTTCGCGGCCATACTTTCCCTTGTGCTGGTCATGGGCAACGGCTTCAAAACAAAAAAGAAATACCGTGAACAAGGTCTTCTATAAAATGGACAAGTGAAGAACGAACCGGCTGCCCGGTCTGTTCTTCACTTTTTCAATTTCAGATGGTCATCCAGCAGCCGCTGATGCAGCGACGGGTTCGCGACAACGAATGTCTCCTGGCCGAGGAGGCTGAGCGGCTCCCCATCCATATTGGATGCAACGGCGCCTGTTTCGCCTGCAATCACCATTCCGCCTGCAACATCCCATGGCGACAGGCGCATCGACAAGTACGCATCGATCCTCCCGGCTGCTACGTGTGTGAGTTCAAGAGCGGCAGAGCCATAAGAGCGTGTCCCTCTGCAGCGGTTCACAAGTTCGATCATCGGTTCGTGCTCCGCATAGCGGTTCGGCGCGACCCAGCTCGCATTCACGCCAATGATCGCCTGCTCCAGCTCAACTTCCTGCAGGGGCAGAAGCCGGATATCGTTCAGATAGGCCCCTTCGCCTCGCGCTGCCGAATACAGGTCGTCCGCCATGACGTCATAGACATACCCGAGTTCTCCGATACCGTCCCGGTAAATTCCGAGCGAAATGGCGAAATTCCGTTTCTGATGGATGAAGTTCATCGTCCCGTCGATCGGGTCCAGGAACCAGATGACACCATCCAGAGAATCGATCCGGTCCCCGAAACCCTCCTCCCCCATAATACGGTGATCAGGGAAGTCCTGGCGGATGCGGCGGATGAAGAACTGCTCGATCTCCTTGTCGATATTCGTCACGAGATCGTCCGGCGAGGATTTTGCACTAACTTCTATATCGGTGAAAAATGAATATCTTATATGGTGCCCCGCTTCTTTAATGAGCGATTTCGCATAACGGTCAATAGCCCCCCAGTCCATGTCCGATCCCTCCAGTTCTGCTTCCCTCAGTATAGCACAGCTTGTATGCCCCAAACAAAAAAGGCTCCTGTGCATGATCCCTTTTCAGAGAACAATGACCAGAGGCCTTTCTAATGATAACGGATAGGTATCAAGTTAAAACCCATTCAGTTTCTCCAGTTCACTATGGATTTCAGTGAGCCGTTTTTTACTTTTCGCAATCTGCTTGGCATCCTCTTCCTCCAGTGCATCATGGAGAGTGGCCAATTCATAGTCAAGTTCCAAGTTCAGCACTTTCAGGAATTCCTTCTCAACGTCAGCTTTGCGTATCACATGAACGACCTGTTTCATGGTGAACACCCCTTTTTTGAAAGTATGTGCCTTTTCCTGTTACCATAAGATATGCGGGAACCGTTGGGACAACTAGTTGTATGCCCTCTTGTCTTAAATTGTTCCCCATTGCCTTTAGTTATAAACACGGAAAAAGGAAAGGGGAATATGAATTGTCGAAAACCTTCTGGACGGAGATGGATTTTACCGTATTCGAATTACCCGGACTGGAGGCACGCATGAGTGCGCTGCAAAACCAGATCCAGCCGAAGTTCGCCATGCTCGGCGACCGGTATGCGCCGATTCTTTCGGCGTGGGGAAAAGGGGAATTCTTCGCTCATATTGCAAAACACGCCCGGCGCACGGTGAATCCGCCGTCGGACAGCTGGGTCGCTTTCGCACCTGCAAAACGGGGCTACAAGGCGCTTCCGCACTTCCAGATCGGCCTGTGGAAGACCCATCTGTTCATCATACTGGCGGTCATTTATGAGAACCCTGACAAAAAAGGGATTTCCGAGCGCCTGCAGAACGATATAAAGCTGCTGACCGCGCTCCCTTCGGATTATATCGTCTCAGGGGATCATATGAAGCCTGACGCCCAAATGATCGGGGAAGTGGGCGAAGAAGGGATCCGCAAGCTCTTGGAACGGCTGAACGATGTCAAGAAGGCCGAATTCCTCGTCGGGCGTCATCTGAAGCGTGAGGAAGCTGCCCGGATGACCGAAGAGGAATTCCTGGCATATGCAGACGAGACATTCGAAACACTCCTGCCCGTATATGAGAAGGTCGCCGGGCAATAAGCGGTAAAAAACGATTTGGACAGTATGCTTGTACCGCACACTGCCCAAATCGTTTTTTGTTCAGATTGCTCCGACTTTGATGAGGTCCCCGTCGGCGCCTTCCTTGGCCGGTTTCACGGCTTTGTAGCTCTCGTAACCGGTCACTTCCTTGAACTCCCTGAAAAGCGTTTTCTCTTCCGCCATGGACGGAACGACTTTTTTAAACGCATTATACGCTTGCAGGAGGTCCCTTCGCGTGATTCCGTTCTCGAATGCTTGTTCAATCGCATTGAAAAACTCGGTGACCATCACAATCTCCTCTGTCGACCAGTCGGCCCGTATCGGATAGCTGTATTCCATCTGACTCCCTCCATTCATGAACAGTGTATGCATAGTTGAAAAAACCTATCCGGCGCATGCCGGACAGGCTCTTTCAGGTGATTATTTCGAAAGGATATGGATCGGTTTGCCAAGCGCCACTTCGGCTGCTTCCATTGCGATCTCCCCGAGTGTCGGGTGTGCATGGATGGTCATCGAAACATCCTCCAGTGTCATGCCGCTTTCGATAGCGATCGCCATTTCAGCGATCATGTCAGATGCATTCTCACCTGCAATCTGAGCCCCAAGCAGGAGGCCGTCTTCCTTGCGTGCAACGAGTTTCACGAAACCATCAGTTGCGTTCAGGGAAAGCGCACGGCCGTTTGCTGCGAACGGGAACTTACCGACTGCTACTTCATAACCTTCGTCTTTTGCCTGTTTCTCATTCAGGCCGACTGTTGCAAGCTCAGGATCTGTGAAACAGACAGCCGGGATTGCCAGGTAGTCCACTTCCGATTTTTGTCCATCGATCGCTTCCGCAGCGATTTTCCCTTCATAGGAAGCTTTGTGTGCAAGCTGGAGGCCCGGCACGATATCACCGATCGCGTAAATGTTCGGGATGCTCGTACGGCTCTGCTTGTCGACGCTGAGAAGGCCTTTGTCTTCAAACTTGAGGCCAAGCTCTTCCAGGCCCATTTCATCAGTGTTCGGACGGCGCCCGACAGTCACAAGTACATAGTCCGCTTCGACAGTCTTTTCTTCGCCTTTTGCCTCATATGTCACTTTGACACCGCTGTCCGTCTCTTCAGCACCTTTGGCAGTCGCTTTCACGACGACTTCGACGCCTTTTTTCTTCAGGTCTTTTTTCACAAGCTGCGTCATCTGCTTCTCGAAGCCGGACAGGATGTCGTCCGCACCTTCGATGATCGTCACTTCCGACCCGAGGTTCGCATAGGCGGAACCGAGCTCCGTACCGATGTAGCCTCCGCCGATGACGACGAGTTTCTTCGGCAGCTCTTTCAATGCGAGTGCACCTGTCGAGTTGATGATGCGCTCGGAGAATTTGAAGTTCGGGATTTCGACAGGACGTGCGCCTGTTGCGATGATCGCATTTTTGAATTTATACGTCTGTGCGGATTTTTCGTCCATCACACGGACTGTATTCGCATCAGAGAAGTAGGCTTCCCCCTGGACGATTTCGACTTGGTTCCCTTTCAGAAGGCCTTCAACACCGCCGGTGAGCTTCTTCACGACGCTCTCTTTGAATGCCATCGCTTTGCTGAAGTCGAGCTTGACGTCTGATGCTGTGATCCCCATGTCATCGGATCCTTGCGCGTGCACGAAGCGGTGTCCGACTGAGATGAGTGCTTTCGACGGAATGCATCCCACATTCAGGCAGACGCCGCCGATTGTATTCTTCTCGACGATCGTCACTTTCTGGCCGAGCTGTGCTGCGCGGATCGCTGCAACGTATCCTCCGGGACCTGAACCGACTACGAGCGTATCTGTTTCAATTGGAAAGTCTCCTACTACCATGGTTTACGCCTCCATTAATAAAAGTTCTGGATTTCCGAGTAAGTGCTTAATATGGTTGAGCGCCTGCTGGCCTGTTGCACCATCGATCACCCGATGATCAAACACTAATGATAATGCTAACATAGGTGCAGCAACGATTTCACCATTTTTGACGACCGGTTTTTCGGAAATACGGCCGATGCCGAGAATCGCGACTTCCGGATGGTTGATGATCGGAGTGAACCACTGACCGCCGGCCGATCCGATATTCGTGATCGAGCATGACGCGCCTTTCATCTCCGCTGGTGACAGCTTGCCGTCACGCGCTTTTCCGCCGAGTTCCGAAATCTCTTTCGAAATCGCGAACATCGATTTGCGGTCAGCATGCTTGATGACCGGCACAAGGAGTCCGCGGTCCGTATCCGCCGCGATACCAATATTGAAGTAATGCTTGTAGATCAGTTCATCCGCAGCATCGTCGAGCGACGTATTGAGTTCCGGGAATTTGCGCAGTGTCGAGACGAGTGCTTTCACGACATACGGCAAGTACGTCAGCTTGATGTCCTGCTCCGCTGCGATTTCCTTGAACTTCTTGCGGTGTGCTACAAGCTCGGTCACGTCGACTTCGTCGAGCAATGTGACATGCGGCGCTGTATGCTTCGAATTTACCATCGCTTTTGCGATCGCCTTCCGGATACCGGACAGTTTCTCACGGGTTTCAGGGAAGTCCCCTTCAGGGATCGCCTGTTCTGCAGGTTTCGTTTCTGCTGTTTGTGCTGCTTCAGCAGAAGCTCCGGATGCTTCCTCTGCCACCGGCTGTTCCGCCTGCGGCTTGCCTCCGCCCTGTTTGAATGCCTCGATGTCTTCTTTCATTACGCGGCCGTTTTTGCCTGACCCCGATACCTGGCGGATGTCGACGCCCTCTTCCCGTGCGAATTTACGGACGGACGGCATCGCGATCACCCGGCGGTTCGGATCTGCATTACCGGAACCCGCTGCAGGCGTCGTATCTTCACCCTTACCTGCCTCTTGCTGAGGAGCCTCTTCCTTATCGATTTTCTGGCCGGCTTCAGCCACGGACTGGACTTGCGCTTCCGTTTCTTCCTTCTTTTCCTCCGGCTGTTCTGCCGGAGCTTCGTCATCTTCTGCGTCTTCGTGATCCGGGGAGTCGATACGGATCAGCTTGTCCCCTACGACAGCGACCGTCCCTTCCTGGACGAGGATTTCCTCTATTGTCCCGGAGACCGGGGATGGGATTTCCACAACTGATTTGTCGTTCTGCACTTCAAGCAATGTATCGTCTTCGTTGATGGTGTCCCCTTTGGAAACGAACCATTTTACGATTTCGCCTTCGTGAATTCCTTCTCCGATATCTGGTAAGCGAAAATGATATGCCACGTGATCCACCCTCTCTTTTTAGTCTGTCGGTAGTTTTTTAGAAGTCCAGGACTTTCTTGGCTGTTTCAGTGATGTCGGCAGCATTCGGCAGCCAAGTGTTCTCACCTTGTGCGAATGGGTAGACCGTATCCGGCGCAGTCACACGGAGGACAGGCGCTTCCAGGCTGAGGACAGCGCGCTCCATGATTTCCGAAACGACGTTTGCGGCGATTCCTGCCTGGCGTTGCGCTTCCTGCACGACGATGGCGCGGTTCGTCTTTTCAACGGAGGCAATGATCGTCTCCACGTCGAGCGGCTGGACTGTGCGCAGGTCGACCACTTCCGCTGAGTGGCCATCCTTTTCAAGCGCTTCTGCAGCTTTCAGGCTCTCTTGCACCATCGCACCGTAAGCGATGATCGTAATATCCGACCCTTCCCGCTTCACGTCTGCCTTGCCAAGGGGAATCGTGTATTCCTCTTCAGGGACCTCCTGACGGAACGAACGGTACAGTTTCATGTGCTCCAGGAACACGACCGGGTTTTCGTCTTTGATAGCTGAGATCAGCAGGCCTTTCGCATCATACGGAGTCGACGGGATGACGACTTTGATGCCCGGCTGGGACGCAACGATCCCTTCGAGACTGTCTGCATGCATTTCAGGTGTCGCTACGCCGCCGCCGAATGGTGAACGGATTGTGATCGGCGCGTTCAGCTTGCCTGCAGTACGGAAACTCTGCCGTGCAGCCTGACCGCTGACCGAGTCGATGACTTCGAACAGGAAGCCGAAGAACTGGATCTCCATGACCGGACGGAAGCCTGTGAGGGACAGACCGATCGCCAGGCCGCCGATTCCGGATTCCGCAAGCGGTGTATCGAATACACGCTCTTCGCCGAATTCTTTCTGGAGACCTTCTGTCGCGCGGAAAACGCCTCCGTTTTTCCCGACGTCCTCACCGAATACGAGCACGTTTTCATCATTCTTCAATTCCGTGCGCATTGCATCGGTAATTGCTTGGATCATCGTCATTTGTGCCATCGGTTATTTCGACTCCTTTTCTGTGTAGATGTCAAACTGTTCTTTCACATTATATGGCATATCGCCTTTGTACATAATCTTCAGGAAGTCCGTCACTTTCTGTTTCGGCGCCTGATCGGCCTGTTTGATCGCGTCTTTGATCTCCTGTTTCGCCCGTTCGATCACTTCGTTCTCTTTTTCTTCGCTCCACAGGTTCTTCGCTTCAAGATACGTGCGGAACCGGACGATCGGATCACGCTTTTCCCATTCGCTGTCGATATCGGATGTACGGTAGCGTGTCGGATCATCTCCCGCCATCGTATGCGGTCCGTACCGGTAGCACATAGTTTCGATCAGTGTCGGTCCGTCTCCGTTGAGTGCACGTTCACGGGCATCTTTCGTCGCTGCGTAGACCGCGAGCGGATCCATGCCGTCCACGAGGATGCTTGGAATACCGGCTGCGATCCCTTTTTGTGCAAGCGTTTTCGCCGCTGTCTGGACAGAGCGGGGTGTCGAGATGGCATACTGGTTATTCTGCACGACGAAGATTGCCGGGGATCGGAATGCACCTGCGAAGTTGATACCTTCATAGAAGTCCCCTTGTGACGTACCGCCGTCCCCTGTGTATGTCATGACAACATTCTTCTTGCCGCGTTTCTGCAGTCCGAGTGCCACTCCGGCAGCCTGGACATATTGAGCTCCGATGATGATCTGCGGCGGGAAGATGTTCAGCCCTTCAGCGAGGTCGCTGCCGAGGTAATGTCCGCGCGACCAGAGGAATGCCATGTGAAGCGGCAGACCGTGGAAGATCAGCTGCGGAACATCCCGGTATCCCGGGAGGATGAAATCATCTTTTTCCAGTGCATAATGGGAAGCCAGCTGAGACGCTTCCTGTCCTGCAGTCGGTGCATAGAAGCCGAGACGGCCCTGGCGGTTCAGCGCAATGGACCGCTGATCCAGGATCCGCGTATATACCATGCGTTCCATGAGCTCCGTCAATTCTTCATCCGACAGTTTCGGATCTGCCTCTTCATTCACGATCTTCCCGTCTTCGTTCAGAATCTGGAACATGTCAAACTTCTCTTCGATCTCATGAAGCGTATTCACTGGATCGAACTGCGCGTTCTTTTTTGCAGCCATTTCCGCAACTCTCCTTCTTGTAATCTGTATTAGATGTTATCCTGATTTTCATTGATACAACGTTCGTTCCTTATTCATTATACTGAAACTGGATAGAACGGTCAATCCATGGAGCGCCGGCCTTCCACAGTATCCCGCCGCTCACTGAGCGGCAGGCTGCAGAACGTATTTCTGTAGTAACACAAGGTATTATCTGTACTATAATACAATGTATTCATCACTCTTCTGTCTTCTGGGTTTCTTCAAGGGCGCTGTTCACTTCCTGGGTCGACTGGTTGAAGACACGAATGGTGTCCGTAAGCTTTCCCCGCTGTTCATTCACTTCGGCGACAGACTCTTCCAGCTGTACCCGTTTTACATTTTCATCAATCAGCAGATCATAGACTTCCCTTTGTTTTTCGAGAAGTTCCCTGTAGGTGACTGCGACTTGGTGATGCAGGTCATACCGTTTTTCCAAAGCTGCCTTTAAATCTGCAGCTGCCTGCGTGCCTTTCTCGGTTTCCGATTGTGGCAGATCCCGCAGCTGTTCCGATGCTTCCTGTGCGGCAAGAATTGCTTTGTCTTCGTCATCGAGCAGGTCTTCACGTTCGTCCAGCAGCGTACGGAGTCTCAATACATTGCTTTCCAGTGCCTCCCTGTCCTCGATATTCAGTTCGACTGTCTTGCTGAACAGCGCCTGCTCCTTCTTTTCAAGGTCTTTCAGCTGATTGTCGATGTCCGCAATATCTTTCTCCTGGTTTTGCACGTCTTCCAGGATACTGTCTAGCCCATGCTGGAATTGGTCCTTATCAGGCGTACAGCCTGCCATGAGCATCAGCCAGATCGGCAGAAACAAGAATACTTTCCGCAATTTCCTGTCACCTCACTTTTTCCCAGGCTCCAGCCTGAATTTCTTTTCGATGCATCCGAATTCCATTATACTGATACTACGTACATTCACGCACCAAATAGTAAAGGAGCAAACCACCATGATCTTAATGGAAGATATTATACGGGAAGGCCATCCTGCACTGCGGCAGCGTGCAGAGGAAGTAACATTCCCCCTATCTGCGGAGGACAAACAGCTCGCGGCTGATCTGCATGAGTATGTCGTCAACAGTCAAGATGATGAAATCTCGGAGAAGTACGGGCTGCGCGCCGGCATCGGATTGGCCGCCCCGCAAGTGAATAGATCGAAACGGATTTTCGCACTCCATATCGAATCGGACGAGGAAAAAGGCATCAGCCTGATCGCCATCAACCCGCGGATTGTCAGCCATTCCGTTGAAAAGACCTATCTATCGACCGGCGAAGGCTGCCTGTCGGTCGACCGTGACGTGGAAGGGTATGTCCCCCGGTATGCCCGGATTACAGTAAAAGCATTCGATACGGAGGGCAAGGAATACAAAAAGCGTCTGAAAGGTCTCCCGGCAATCGCTTTCCAGCATGAGCTGGATCATCTGAACGGTGTCATGTTCTATGATCATATCGATCCGAGAGATCCTTATAAACCTATTCCAGATGCCACCCCATTCGAACGGTGATTCTACTTGACAGAATTTTAAGTCTATGATACACTTCACTCAAGGAGTGATACCGCCATGTATAAACGTCTGAAACGTAAACTGTTGAAGCGTCTCAATGGCATCCTCGGCAAAAAATCCATCGCATAACGACATTCCGCCCGCCTGCCGCGCAGGTGGGCTTTTCTTTATTTTCAGATGGTGACGTGGTACTATTAAACATATCAGTCCAAAATCGAACGAAAGAAAAAAGGAGAGCACAACATGATTTTTAAAGTTTATTATCAAGACAGCAAGACGCAAGTGCCGGTCCGCGAAAACACGAAAACACTTTACGTAGAAGCCGAAACGCAGCGGGAAGTGCGTCAGAAGCTGCAAGACCGCAACTACAACATCGAATTCATCCAGCAGCTTGAAGGGGAGCATCTCGAGTATGAACAGGCTTCCGCGCACTTCGAGCTCGAGCAGGTGTAATTCATGAAATCGATAAAAAACAATGAGACAGCTGTTTTCGCACTGGGCGGACTGGGCGAAATCGGCAAAAATACGTATGCAGTGCAATTCCAGGACGAAATCATCCTGATCGATGCAGGTATCAAATTCCCGGAAGACGACCTGCTCGGAATCGATTATGTCATTCCTGATTATACGTACCTGAAACGGAATGCAGACAAGATCAAAGGGCTGTTCATCACCCATGGTCACGAGGACCATATCGGGGGCATCCCCTACCTGCTCCGCCAGGTGAACATGCCGGTGTACGGCGGCAAACTCGCACTCGGTCTGCTGCGTAACAAACTTGAGGAGCACGGTCTGATGCGTTCGACCAAGCTGATCGAGTTCAGTGAGGATGATGTTTTCAAGTTCAGGAAAACCTCCGTGTCATTCTTCCGCACGACACACAGTATTCCGGATGCCTATGGAGTTGTCGTCAAGACACCTTCCGGCAATATCGTGCATACAGGAGACTTCAAATTCGACTTCACACCAGTCGGTGAACCGGC comes from Sporosarcina trichiuri and encodes:
- a CDS encoding UPF0223 family protein — translated: MEYSYPIRADWSTEEIVMVTEFFNAIEQAFENGITRRDLLQAYNAFKKVVPSMAEEKTLFREFKEVTGYESYKAVKPAKEGADGDLIKVGAI
- a CDS encoding alpha-ketoacid dehydrogenase subunit beta, producing the protein MAQMTMIQAITDAMRTELKNDENVLVFGEDVGKNGGVFRATEGLQKEFGEERVFDTPLAESGIGGLAIGLSLTGFRPVMEIQFFGFLFEVIDSVSGQAARQSFRTAGKLNAPITIRSPFGGGVATPEMHADSLEGIVASQPGIKVVIPSTPYDAKGLLISAIKDENPVVFLEHMKLYRSFRQEVPEEEYTIPLGKADVKREGSDITIIAYGAMVQESLKAAEALEKDGHSAEVVDLRTVQPLDVETIIASVEKTNRAIVVQEAQRQAGIAANVVSEIMERAVLSLEAPVLRVTAPDTVYPFAQGENTWLPNAADITETAKKVLDF
- the pdhA gene encoding pyruvate dehydrogenase (acetyl-transferring) E1 component subunit alpha; the encoded protein is MAAKKNAQFDPVNTLHEIEEKFDMFQILNEDGKIVNEEADPKLSDEELTELMERMVYTRILDQRSIALNRQGRLGFYAPTAGQEASQLASHYALEKDDFILPGYRDVPQLIFHGLPLHMAFLWSRGHYLGSDLAEGLNIFPPQIIIGAQYVQAAGVALGLQKRGKKNVVMTYTGDGGTSQGDFYEGINFAGAFRSPAIFVVQNNQYAISTPRSVQTAAKTLAQKGIAAGIPSILVDGMDPLAVYAATKDARERALNGDGPTLIETMCYRYGPHTMAGDDPTRYRTSDIDSEWEKRDPIVRFRTYLEAKNLWSEEKENEVIERAKQEIKDAIKQADQAPKQKVTDFLKIMYKGDMPYNVKEQFDIYTEKESK
- the typA gene encoding translational GTPase TypA, translating into MTTLRNDIRNIAIIAHVDHGKTTLVDQLLKQSGIFRSNEHVDERAMDSNELERERGITILAKNTAIEYEGTKINILDTPGHADFGGEVERILKMVDGVVLVVDAFEGCMPQTRFVLKKALEIDLKPIVVVNKIDREFARPEEVVDEVLELFIELDANDDQLEFPVVFASGFNGTASLSPDPADQEDTLKVLYDAILNKIPAPVDNRDEPLQFQVSLLDYSDYMGRIGIGRVFRGTMKVGQQVSVMKRDGSVKNFRVTKMFGFLGLKRIEIQEAYAGDLIAISGMDDLDVGETVCPTDHQEALPLLHVDEPTLQMKFLVNNSPFAGREGKWVTSRKIEERLEQQLETDVSLRVDPTDSPDAWIVSGRGELHLSILIENMRREGFELQVSKPEVIVKTIDGQRCEPVENVQIDVPEEYTGAVIESMGERKGEMLDMVNNGNGQVRLTFLVPARGLIGYSTDFLTLTRGYGILNHSFAEYKPMSAEKVGGRRNGVLVSMENGKVTAYSIMQLEDRGTMFVEAGTDIYAGMVVGENTRENDITINLTRVKHATNVRSATKDQTVSTKKPKLLTLEEALQYAADDEYCEVTPVSIRLRKKILDKNEREKAQKKSK
- a CDS encoding YlaF family protein, encoding MKNVKWVFVVYSLGAILSMFMIGIAVGVKSYLLAFAAILSLVLVMGNGFKTKKKYREQGLL
- the def gene encoding peptide deformylase encodes the protein MILMEDIIREGHPALRQRAEEVTFPLSAEDKQLAADLHEYVVNSQDDEISEKYGLRAGIGLAAPQVNRSKRIFALHIESDEEKGISLIAINPRIVSHSVEKTYLSTGEGCLSVDRDVEGYVPRYARITVKAFDTEGKEYKKRLKGLPAIAFQHELDHLNGVMFYDHIDPRDPYKPIPDATPFER
- a CDS encoding dihydrolipoamide acetyltransferase family protein encodes the protein MAYHFRLPDIGEGIHEGEIVKWFVSKGDTINEDDTLLEVQNDKSVVEIPSPVSGTIEEILVQEGTVAVVGDKLIRIDSPDHEDAEDDEAPAEQPEEKKEETEAQVQSVAEAGQKIDKEEAPQQEAGKGEDTTPAAGSGNADPNRRVIAMPSVRKFAREEGVDIRQVSGSGKNGRVMKEDIEAFKQGGGKPQAEQPVAEEASGASAEAAQTAETKPAEQAIPEGDFPETREKLSGIRKAIAKAMVNSKHTAPHVTLLDEVDVTELVAHRKKFKEIAAEQDIKLTYLPYVVKALVSTLRKFPELNTSLDDAADELIYKHYFNIGIAADTDRGLLVPVIKHADRKSMFAISKEISELGGKARDGKLSPAEMKGASCSITNIGSAGGQWFTPIINHPEVAILGIGRISEKPVVKNGEIVAAPMLALSLVFDHRVIDGATGQQALNHIKHLLGNPELLLMEA
- a CDS encoding inositol monophosphatase family protein; this translates as MDWGAIDRYAKSLIKEAGHHIRYSFFTDIEVSAKSSPDDLVTNIDKEIEQFFIRRIRQDFPDHRIMGEEGFGDRIDSLDGVIWFLDPIDGTMNFIHQKRNFAISLGIYRDGIGELGYVYDVMADDLYSAARGEGAYLNDIRLLPLQEVELEQAIIGVNASWVAPNRYAEHEPMIELVNRCRGTRSYGSAALELTHVAAGRIDAYLSMRLSPWDVAGGMVIAGETGAVASNMDGEPLSLLGQETFVVANPSLHQRLLDDHLKLKK
- a CDS encoding YktB family protein; the encoded protein is MSKTFWTEMDFTVFELPGLEARMSALQNQIQPKFAMLGDRYAPILSAWGKGEFFAHIAKHARRTVNPPSDSWVAFAPAKRGYKALPHFQIGLWKTHLFIILAVIYENPDKKGISERLQNDIKLLTALPSDYIVSGDHMKPDAQMIGEVGEEGIRKLLERLNDVKKAEFLVGRHLKREEAARMTEEEFLAYADETFETLLPVYEKVAGQ
- a CDS encoding DNA-dependent RNA polymerase subunit epsilon yields the protein MIFKVYYQDSKTQVPVRENTKTLYVEAETQREVRQKLQDRNYNIEFIQQLEGEHLEYEQASAHFELEQV
- a CDS encoding YkyA family protein; translated protein: MRKVFLFLPIWLMLMAGCTPDKDQFQHGLDSILEDVQNQEKDIADIDNQLKDLEKKEQALFSKTVELNIEDREALESNVLRLRTLLDEREDLLDDEDKAILAAQEASEQLRDLPQSETEKGTQAAADLKAALEKRYDLHHQVAVTYRELLEKQREVYDLLIDENVKRVQLEESVAEVNEQRGKLTDTIRVFNQSTQEVNSALEETQKTEE
- the lpdA gene encoding dihydrolipoyl dehydrogenase, with protein sequence MVVGDFPIETDTLVVGSGPGGYVAAIRAAQLGQKVTIVEKNTIGGVCLNVGCIPSKALISVGHRFVHAQGSDDMGITASDVKLDFSKAMAFKESVVKKLTGGVEGLLKGNQVEIVQGEAYFSDANTVRVMDEKSAQTYKFKNAIIATGARPVEIPNFKFSERIINSTGALALKELPKKLVVIGGGYIGTELGSAYANLGSEVTIIEGADDILSGFEKQMTQLVKKDLKKKGVEVVVKATAKGAEETDSGVKVTYEAKGEEKTVEADYVLVTVGRRPNTDEMGLEELGLKFEDKGLLSVDKQSRTSIPNIYAIGDIVPGLQLAHKASYEGKIAAEAIDGQKSEVDYLAIPAVCFTDPELATVGLNEKQAKDEGYEVAVGKFPFAANGRALSLNATDGFVKLVARKEDGLLLGAQIAGENASDMIAEMAIAIESGMTLEDVSMTIHAHPTLGEIAMEAAEVALGKPIHILSK